A region of Rhinoraja longicauda isolate Sanriku21f chromosome 1, sRhiLon1.1, whole genome shotgun sequence DNA encodes the following proteins:
- the LOC144600957 gene encoding fibrinogen alpha chain-like, giving the protein MRAAKAFGLFVCFILIDWIWSEASLAPHGPQPVKVVDPRSACMEKEWPSCTADHWGAKCPSGCRMQGLIQAQHQQSDERVQVIQQMLENYSKMSGNTHVTVNEAVNRIRQSLNGLGKFGDTYFQLVDHVNSRFTNLQNRINDQIVKLRLLQKSILEQFRSITRLEVDIGIKLQSCKGSCAESVVYKINNEHNAQMEKSLNSMTRLRLEQIVSDKPVRKLSFVKKADAATGFKSTSDIGLKHPKFWEEIHMGLFGLDNNDIPEEGSSNFLAAETVSTSKGNVTGGDISSAPGGRNSSGREDTLLSHGINSTRNPDTSLTHVKAETSDAALNMTKSSVKGTFSDSSRYERVSPSTSGSQSVMKPNFSKNANFETVNTVTDPFLSLELIGRKAITLPRARKGFPDNSTSTETGSSEDFSDYSNLGNVGNSNVIIPSTKEATGFRDNASYIESHNSIHQYSEDSNTIHPSVNESLFSNDDITEYVPGEHIHNLNMEKVHKIKNYIGKDCNDIMQKHAEGGEDGLFKITPVGSVDVITVYCDQTTDAGGWMLVQQRMDGSVNFNQSWDAYKRGFGSLDDEGRGNIWLGNDALHLFTARETSLRIELEDWSGNRTYAEYIVNVGSVAVNYTLSVTGYTGNAGDALITGLVMERVYTSHANMKFSTFDRDNDNWEENCAQFYGGGWWYNNCQAANLNGIYYQGGPYDPRDNVPYEIENGVIWDPFKGMDYSLKVVKMKIRPITSV; this is encoded by the exons ATGAGAGCTGCAAAGGCCTTTGGTTTGTTTGTATGCTTCattttaattgactgg ATTTGGTCTGAGGCCAGCCTGGCACCCCACGGTCCACAACCTGTGAAGGTGGTTGACCCACGATCGGCATGTATGGAGAAGGAATGGCCAAGTTGCACAGCGGATCATTGG GGCGCTAAGTGTCCATCTGGGTGCAGGATGCAAGGATTAATACAAGCTCAGCATCAGCAAAGCGATGAACGAGTGCAAGTGATCCAACAGATGCTGGAGAACTATTCCAAAATGTCAGGGAATACTCACGTTACTGTCAACGAAGCAGTCAACAGAATCAGACAGTCTCTCAACGGACTTGGAA AATTTGGAGACACTTACTTTCAGCTGGTGGATCACGTGAATTCCAGATTTACCAACTTGCAAAACAGAATTAATGATCAAATTGTCAAATTAAGGCTCTTACAGAAGAGTATACTCGAGCAATTTAGAAGCATCACAAGACTTGAG GTTGACATTGGTATCAAGCTCCAGTCTTGCAAAGGATCTTGCGCTGAATCAGTTGTTTACAAAATCAACAATGAGCACAATGCGCAAATGGAGAAATCTCTCAATTCAATGACCCGCTTAAGGCTCGAACAGATCGTTTCTGACAAGCCAGTACGTAAGCTGAGTTtcgtgaagaaagctgatgcggCAACTGGCTTCAAGTCCACCTCCGACATCGGTCTGAAACATCCAAAATTCTGGGAAGAGATCCACATGGGGTTATTTGGTTTAGATAATAATGATATCCCCGAAGAAGGTTCGTCCAACTTCTTGGCTGCAGAAACTGTATCTACAAGCAAAGGTAACGTGACGGGTGGTGATATATCCAGCGCTCCTGGTGGAAGGAATAGCTCGGGAAGGGAAGACACACTCTTAAGCCATGGAATAAATAGTACAAGAAACCCTGATACGTCCTTGACTCACGTTAAGGCTGAAACCAGCGACGCGGCATTAAATATGACAAAATCCTCAGTCAAAGGAACTTTCTCAGATAGCTCCCGCTACGAAAGAGTATCGCCTTCCACAAGCGGTTCTCAATCAGTTATGAAACCGAACTTCAGCAAAAATGCCAACTTTGAAACAGTTAACACTGTTACGGATCCATTCCTCAGTTTAGAACTAATAGGCCGTAAGGCAATAACATTGCCACGAGCCAGGAAAGGTTTTCCTGATAACTCAACGTCCACAGAGACTGGTAGCTCTGAGGATTTTAGTGACTATTCAAATTTAGGGAACGTTGGCAACTCTAATGTAATCATCCCCTCAACCAAAGAGGCAACAGGATTCAGAGACAATGCATCGTACATAGAATCCCATAACAGTATCCACCAGTACTCAGAAGATTCTAACACCATCCACCCTTCTGTCAATGAAAGCTTATTCTCCAACGACGATATCACAGAGTATGTTCCTGGTGAACATATTCACAATCTTAACATGGAAAAAGTGCATAAGATTAAGAACTACATTGGAAAAG ATTGTAATGACATCATGCAGAAGCATGCAGAGGGCGGTGAAGACGGTTTGTTCAAGATAACGCCCGTTGGCAGTGTGGATGTAATAACAGTATACTGCGATCAGACCACTGATGCAGGTGGCTGGATGTTGGTTCAGCAGCGCATGGACGGATCAGTGAACTTCAACCAGTCGTGGGACGCGTACAAGAGGGGATTCGGCAGCCTGGATGATGAGGGCCGCGGGAATATCTGGCTGGGAAATGACGCCCTTCACCTATTCACGGCGAGGGAAACCTCCCTTCGGATTGAGCTGGAGGACTGGTCTGGAAATCGGACGTACGCGGAGTACATCGTCAACGTGGGCTCTGTAGCGGTGAACTACACGCTGAGTGTCACGGGTTACACTGGCAATGCTGGGGACGCCTTAATAACAGGTCTGGTCATGGAGAGGGTGTACACCTCCCATGCAAACATGAAATTCAGTACCTTTGACAGGGACAACGATAACTGGGAGGAGAACTGTGCACAGTTTTACGGTGGGGGTTGGTGGTATAATAACTGCCAGGCCGCTAATCTAAATGGGATTTATTACCAAGGTGGGCCATATGATCCTCGCGATAACGTGCCCTACGAGATAGAAAATGGCGTCATCTGGGATCCTTTCAAGGGCATGGACTACTCCCTTAAAGTGGTAAAGATGAAAATCCGACCAATTACTTCAGTTTAA